TACCGTAAGTGCCTTTCTCTATCTTCTCAAGGGCGTAATCTATCTCTCTCAAGGTAGCTATTTCAACGTTGGATAAGTTGTCGAGGAGTTCCTCCGTGTAGGTCATCTGTCCTATGTCTTCCCAGTCCCTGGGTTCTTTTGATTCTTCCCCGAGTCTTTGCTGGGTTTCTTCTTTTTCTAAATACCTCTCCAGAATTTTAGCTTTCTCTTCAAGGAGCTTTTGCTTGCACTTTTCTAAGAGTTCTTTATTCATCTCCTCCTCCTTTCAATAAGGAAAAAAATATAATCTGAGCGAAACTTCATTTCAAAACTTTTTTCGTCTTTATGTAGAAGATGTAAAGGTCAAGCTCTCCTAAGGAAAGACCGAGTTCTTTTGC
The genomic region above belongs to Aquifex aeolicus VF5 and contains:
- a CDS encoding TraR/DksA family transcriptional regulator, encoding MNKELLEKCKQKLLEEKAKILERYLEKEETQQRLGEESKEPRDWEDIGQMTYTEELLDNLSNVEIATLREIDYALEKIEKGTYGICERCGEEIPEPRLCAIPWTRYCAKCAEEVERESGTYMPSYGVDMYNPENIQVEREDIGEA